The proteins below come from a single Natranaerofaba carboxydovora genomic window:
- the prfB gene encoding peptide chain release factor 2 (programmed frameshift) has translation MDVENIGEVKTKLNGLCEELDEMRVYLDPDSMNKRIEELEKEMTEEGFWDDQQRAKNAMEERNRLKEKVKELENLDEQKDEILVLLELIDEGEADFDEVINSLKSFEKDLEKLTIKNMLSEKHDTKNAFLTLHAGAGGTESQDWVEMLLRMYTRFAEHKGYEIETMDILPGDDAGIKSATILLKGQYAYGYLKAERGVHRLVRVSPFDSSGRRHTSFASVDVVPEIDDDIEVEVKPDEVKMDTYRASGAGGQHVNTTDSAVRLTHLPTGTVVQCQNQRSQHKNKEQAFKILRSKLAAKQLEEKEKEREQLRGEKKEIAWGSQIRSYTFHPFKLIKDHRTGYEEPNVDKVMDGDLEPFIESYLKQEMKT, from the exons ATGGATGTTGAAAATATTGGCGAAGTGAAAACTAAGCTAAACGGACTGTGTGAGGAACTTGATGAAATGAGGGTCTATCTT GACCCTGACAGTATGAACAAAAGAATAGAAGAACTTGAAAAAGAGATGACTGAAGAGGGATTTTGGGATGATCAGCAAAGGGCCAAAAACGCAATGGAAGAAAGAAACAGGCTTAAGGAAAAAGTTAAAGAGTTAGAAAATCTAGATGAACAAAAGGATGAAATTCTAGTTTTATTAGAACTGATAGACGAAGGTGAAGCAGATTTTGATGAAGTTATTAACTCTCTAAAAAGTTTTGAAAAAGATCTAGAAAAACTAACCATTAAAAATATGCTCTCAGAAAAGCATGATACAAAAAATGCTTTCTTGACACTTCATGCAGGAGCGGGTGGTACGGAGAGTCAGGACTGGGTGGAGATGCTTCTTCGTATGTATACCCGCTTTGCAGAGCATAAAGGTTATGAAATTGAAACAATGGATATTTTGCCGGGGGATGATGCAGGGATTAAGAGTGCGACAATCCTACTAAAAGGGCAGTACGCATATGGTTATCTAAAGGCTGAGAGAGGTGTTCACAGGCTTGTTAGGGTATCGCCTTTTGATTCTTCAGGGAGAAGGCATACTTCTTTTGCTTCTGTGGATGTGGTTCCCGAAATAGATGATGATATCGAAGTAGAGGTAAAACCAGATGAAGTTAAGATGGATACCTACAGGGCAAGTGGTGCAGGTGGACAGCATGTTAACACTACAGACTCTGCTGTGAGGCTTACTCACCTTCCTACAGGGACTGTGGTTCAGTGTCAAAATCAAAGGTCTCAGCACAAAAATAAAGAGCAGGCATTTAAAATCCTAAGAAGTAAGCTCGCGGCAAAGCAGCTTGAAGAGAAAGAAAAAGAAAGAGAACAGCTAAGGGGCGAAAAAAAGGAAATCGCCTGGGGAAGTCAGATAAGATCTTACACTTTTCATCCTTTTAAGCTGATAAAAGACCATAGAACAGGATATGAAGAACCAAATGTAGACAAGGTTATGGATGGTGATCTAGAGCCTTTCATCGAGTCATACCTTAAACAGGAAATGAAAACGTGA
- a CDS encoding transketolase family protein, whose amino-acid sequence MTEKIATRKAYGEVLLELGEKHEDIVVLDADLSKSTKTADFAKTYPGRFFNMGVSEADMMGTAAGLAASGKTAFASTFAVFAAGRAYDQIRNSICYPRQNVKIAATHSGITVGEDGASHQMLEDIALMRALPNMTVICPSDAISTKKLIKLAAKEHGPYYIRLGRPGVPVIYDDNDDIQIGKAKLLKEGNDITIIACGHQVAPALEASEKLSGEGVSCDVIDLHTIKPVDEKLILESAKKTGAVVTCEEHSIIGGLGGAVAECLSENHPVPIKKVGVNDTFGESGTGEELLKKYGLTSQDIEKKVKEAIGLKAD is encoded by the coding sequence ATGACAGAAAAAATCGCTACTAGAAAAGCATACGGTGAGGTATTATTAGAGCTAGGTGAAAAACATGAAGATATAGTGGTGTTGGATGCAGATCTTTCAAAATCAACCAAAACAGCAGACTTTGCTAAGACATATCCGGGTAGATTTTTTAATATGGGTGTAAGTGAAGCTGATATGATGGGTACTGCTGCGGGGCTTGCAGCCAGCGGCAAAACCGCCTTTGCAAGTACTTTTGCTGTTTTTGCAGCAGGAAGAGCGTATGATCAGATACGAAATTCGATATGCTATCCCCGTCAAAACGTCAAGATAGCAGCGACCCATTCAGGTATTACAGTAGGAGAAGACGGAGCATCCCACCAAATGCTTGAAGACATAGCTCTAATGAGAGCTCTTCCTAATATGACAGTTATTTGTCCATCAGATGCCATATCCACGAAAAAGCTTATCAAATTGGCTGCAAAAGAACACGGCCCATATTATATAAGGCTTGGAAGACCAGGGGTGCCTGTAATATATGATGACAATGACGATATTCAGATCGGAAAAGCTAAACTTCTTAAAGAAGGAAATGATATAACCATAATTGCCTGTGGACATCAGGTAGCTCCAGCTTTAGAAGCTTCAGAAAAATTATCTGGTGAAGGAGTATCCTGTGATGTTATAGATCTACATACAATTAAACCTGTTGATGAAAAACTAATATTAGAATCAGCTAAAAAGACGGGGGCTGTTGTTACCTGTGAAGAACACAGTATAATTGGAGGTCTTGGTGGTGCTGTTGCAGAATGTCTTAGCGAAAATCACCCTGTGCCTATCAAAAAAGTAGGAGTTAACGATACCTTTGGGGAATCTGGCACAGGAGAAGAACTGCTTAAAAAGTATGGCCTTACTTCACAGGACATTGAAAAAAAGGTTAAAGAAGCCATTGGCTTAAAAGCAGATTAA
- a CDS encoding NAD(P)-binding protein, with protein sequence MKVAILGAGLSGLSAAFILEKYGINPIIFEKRNQVGDKTPNAEIHLSILTKPINDCFEYFYYKFGIELKPLNKIKKHTFVSENNQTTIKGNLGCTFLKGDEPVSLENQLKRKLKSQIIYNSSPSYNELLDNFSHIVLATGESGVPAKMFGYYDSLFSLNMIGANVRGNFTKDNIIAWRDKNIFSKGYGLLTPISNTKASLMAFVPDYLENDPRTILEMFYYKVCNTLGQSIEIEEKFDEIRELTNLSPFSKVDNTYLVGNCLGTTLPIPGFDIFKAILTGAFSAYDIANKADYEKSLQPLRKKVINLNNMKKTMENIRDDQFDMLVSALKLAPVRSIFHTKKDILSIAGQLMD encoded by the coding sequence ATGAAAGTTGCAATTTTAGGGGCAGGCCTTTCAGGGCTTTCAGCAGCATTTATTTTAGAAAAGTACGGCATTAACCCAATTATTTTCGAAAAAAGAAACCAGGTTGGCGACAAAACTCCCAATGCTGAAATTCATTTATCGATTTTGACAAAGCCTATCAATGATTGCTTTGAATATTTTTACTACAAATTTGGCATAGAACTAAAACCGTTAAATAAGATAAAAAAACACACCTTTGTTTCAGAAAACAATCAAACAACAATCAAAGGAAACCTGGGCTGTACATTTCTTAAAGGAGACGAACCAGTTTCATTAGAAAATCAGCTAAAAAGAAAACTAAAAAGCCAAATAATTTATAATTCCTCCCCGTCATATAATGAGCTTTTAGATAATTTTAGCCATATAGTTTTAGCAACAGGCGAATCAGGTGTACCTGCCAAAATGTTTGGCTACTATGATAGTTTGTTCAGTTTAAATATGATAGGAGCAAATGTCCGGGGTAATTTCACAAAAGATAATATAATCGCCTGGCGTGACAAAAATATTTTCTCTAAAGGTTATGGCTTATTAACTCCTATCTCTAATACAAAAGCTTCATTAATGGCTTTTGTACCAGATTATTTAGAAAATGATCCAAGAACAATCCTTGAAATGTTTTATTATAAAGTTTGTAACACTTTGGGCCAGAGCATAGAAATAGAAGAAAAGTTTGATGAAATAAGAGAGCTAACCAACTTAAGCCCTTTTTCAAAAGTAGATAATACTTACCTGGTAGGTAACTGCCTTGGAACTACCCTACCTATACCTGGTTTTGACATATTCAAAGCAATACTTACAGGTGCATTTTCGGCTTATGACATAGCTAATAAAGCAGATTATGAAAAATCATTACAGCCCCTTAGAAAAAAAGTAATCAATCTAAATAACATGAAAAAAACTATGGAAAATATTAGAGACGACCAATTTGATATGCTAGTTAGCGCACTAAAGCTAGCTCCTGTAAGGTCAATATTTCACACAAAAAAAGATATTCTAAGCATTGCAGGCCAATTAATGGACTAA
- a CDS encoding transketolase, with protein sequence MEGIEEKVPMLKEKALEIRKEILKMLNKAGSGHTGGSLSLAELMAVLYFKYLRVNPSNPENPDRDRLVLSKGHAAPAIYAALGLKGFFDKKELDTLRKIDSILQGHPDMTKTPGVEMTTGSLGQGLSAANGMAISAKLDDRDLKVVAILGDGEVQEGQIWEAAMTASHYKLDNLVGIVDYNGLQIDGKVEDVKDPAPLAEKWRAFGWHAMEIDGHDVSEIDSALNMADREEKRPTMIVARTVKGKGVSFMENNADWHGKGPSDEELEKALKEIDAAFDVLKEGR encoded by the coding sequence ATGGAAGGCATTGAAGAGAAAGTCCCTATGCTTAAAGAAAAAGCGCTTGAAATCAGAAAAGAGATACTTAAAATGCTGAATAAAGCGGGGTCAGGCCATACTGGGGGGTCTCTTTCCCTTGCTGAGTTAATGGCTGTGCTGTATTTTAAATATCTGCGAGTAAACCCTAGTAATCCAGAAAATCCTGACAGAGATAGGCTGGTCTTAAGTAAAGGCCATGCAGCGCCAGCAATTTATGCAGCCCTTGGCCTAAAAGGTTTTTTTGACAAAAAAGAGCTAGATACCTTGAGAAAAATTGATTCAATCCTTCAGGGTCATCCTGATATGACAAAGACTCCTGGTGTTGAGATGACAACAGGGTCACTTGGTCAGGGCCTATCTGCTGCAAATGGTATGGCTATATCGGCGAAGCTAGATGACAGGGATCTAAAGGTTGTAGCAATCCTTGGTGACGGTGAAGTTCAGGAAGGACAGATATGGGAAGCGGCTATGACTGCTTCGCATTACAAGTTAGATAATCTTGTTGGTATTGTTGATTATAATGGGCTTCAAATTGATGGCAAAGTCGAAGATGTAAAAGATCCTGCTCCTTTGGCTGAAAAATGGCGGGCCTTTGGCTGGCATGCTATGGAAATAGACGGGCATGATGTCTCTGAAATTGATTCAGCTCTAAATATGGCGGATAGAGAAGAAAAGAGACCAACTATGATCGTAGCAAGGACTGTTAAAGGTAAAGGTGTCTCTTTCATGGAGAATAACGCTGACTGGCACGGCAAAGGACCTTCTGATGAAGAGTTAGAAAAAGCATTAAAGGAAATAGATGCTGCTTTTGATGTTTTGAAGGAGGGAAGATAA
- the secA gene encoding preprotein translocase subunit SecA: protein MALKDFIYKIIGDPNEKEVKKLSKYVDQINSLEPEIEKLSDDKLKAKTPEFKNRLKNGETLDDILCEAFAVVREASRRTLGMRHFDVQLMGGVVLHQGRIAEMKTGEGKTLVATLPAYLNALEEKGVHVITVNDYLASRDADWMGEVYEYLGLEVGVITNELSSAERKEAYNCDITYGTNNEFGFDYLRDNMALYEKNLVQRDLNFAIIDEVDSILIDEARTPLIISGSSEKPKELYTKMARFVPSLKNEEDYTVDEKAHSVMLTEQGVEKAEKFLGVENLFDNSNMELSHHLNQALKAQVLMKKDEDYVVQDGQVVIVDQFTGRMMHGRRYSDGLHQAIEAKENVPIDKESQTLASITFQNFFRMYNKISGMTGTAATEEDEFREIYSMDVVVVPTNKPLVREALPDKVFKTEEAKFTEVVEDIVECYEVGQPVLVGTVSIEKSERLSKMLNKRGVPHQVLNAKHHDKEADIIKKAGEKGAVTIATNMAGRGTDIVLEEGVADLGGLHVIGTERHESRRVDNQLRGRSGRQGDPGSSRFYVSFEDDLMRLFGSENIGDIMEKVGMDDDYVIDHPMISRAIENAQKKVEGRNFNIRKQLLQFDDVMDKQRKVIYEQRRKVLRGEGLKEIVTDMFSDVIDDVIERYASEEVYPEEWDLESLLNFARQSFLVKEQGSFDEIKEITEELEPGEAQKALKDYFMKLALEHYSQREEELGEDTMRDLEKLVILRTVDSKWMDHLDAMDDLREGIGLRAYGQKDPLMEYKYEGYEAFQNMVASIREEVVRLLQRVQLKEKPERRKVASVEGTSSAGEAQHGVSASGAAASGASGATGGSGTAQAQNQQQTKTQPIRRGKKVGRNEPCPCGSNKKYKKCCGKPA from the coding sequence ATGGCCCTAAAAGATTTTATTTATAAAATTATTGGTGACCCTAACGAAAAAGAGGTAAAAAAGCTTAGCAAATACGTTGATCAAATAAATTCACTAGAGCCAGAAATAGAAAAACTTTCAGATGATAAATTAAAAGCTAAAACACCAGAATTTAAAAACAGGCTTAAAAATGGAGAAACCCTGGATGATATTTTGTGCGAAGCTTTTGCAGTGGTAAGAGAAGCAAGTAGACGTACCCTTGGTATGCGTCATTTTGACGTACAGCTTATGGGTGGAGTTGTCCTTCACCAGGGTAGAATTGCAGAGATGAAAACAGGTGAAGGTAAAACCCTTGTTGCAACTTTGCCAGCTTACCTAAATGCTCTAGAAGAAAAAGGTGTCCATGTCATTACAGTTAATGATTACCTTGCTTCTAGGGACGCTGATTGGATGGGAGAAGTATACGAGTATCTTGGTCTTGAAGTTGGTGTTATAACCAATGAGTTGAGTTCAGCCGAGAGAAAAGAAGCTTACAACTGTGATATAACTTATGGAACAAACAACGAATTTGGATTTGATTATTTAAGAGATAACATGGCTCTATATGAGAAAAATTTAGTCCAAAGAGATCTAAACTTTGCAATAATCGATGAGGTCGACAGTATCCTAATTGATGAAGCAAGAACACCCCTTATCATTTCTGGTTCATCAGAAAAACCAAAAGAACTCTACACCAAGATGGCGCGCTTTGTACCTTCGTTAAAAAACGAAGAAGACTATACAGTTGATGAAAAAGCCCACAGTGTTATGTTAACAGAGCAGGGAGTAGAAAAGGCGGAAAAATTCCTTGGAGTGGAAAACCTATTTGATAACTCAAACATGGAGCTATCTCATCATCTGAACCAGGCCCTAAAAGCCCAAGTCCTGATGAAAAAAGATGAGGATTATGTAGTGCAGGACGGACAGGTTGTAATAGTTGATCAGTTCACCGGTAGGATGATGCATGGTAGGCGTTATAGCGATGGTCTTCATCAGGCTATTGAGGCGAAGGAAAACGTTCCTATAGATAAAGAAAGCCAAACCCTTGCCAGTATAACTTTCCAGAACTTTTTTAGGATGTATAATAAAATATCCGGTATGACAGGCACTGCAGCTACTGAAGAAGATGAATTTAGAGAAATTTATAGTATGGATGTAGTGGTTGTACCAACAAATAAGCCCCTGGTTAGGGAAGCGTTGCCGGATAAGGTGTTCAAAACTGAAGAAGCTAAATTTACTGAAGTTGTTGAGGATATAGTAGAGTGCTACGAAGTAGGTCAGCCTGTTCTTGTCGGTACTGTATCTATCGAAAAATCTGAGCGCCTATCTAAGATGCTAAATAAACGAGGGGTGCCTCATCAGGTTCTTAATGCTAAGCACCACGACAAAGAAGCGGACATTATCAAAAAAGCTGGTGAGAAAGGTGCAGTAACCATAGCTACTAATATGGCAGGCAGGGGTACTGATATCGTCTTAGAAGAAGGCGTGGCAGATCTTGGTGGCCTTCATGTTATCGGTACTGAGCGCCATGAAAGCAGAAGGGTTGATAATCAGCTTAGAGGTCGTTCAGGCCGTCAGGGAGATCCGGGTTCTAGCAGATTTTATGTTTCCTTTGAAGACGATCTAATGAGATTATTTGGTTCAGAAAATATCGGAGACATAATGGAAAAAGTTGGGATGGACGATGATTATGTAATAGATCATCCTATGATCTCTAGAGCTATAGAAAATGCTCAGAAAAAAGTCGAAGGTAGAAACTTCAATATTAGAAAACAGCTCCTTCAATTCGATGACGTTATGGATAAGCAAAGAAAAGTAATCTACGAACAGCGCCGCAAGGTGCTTAGAGGAGAGGGTCTTAAAGAAATAGTAACAGACATGTTTAGTGATGTAATTGATGATGTAATAGAGCGCTATGCTTCAGAAGAAGTTTATCCCGAAGAGTGGGATCTTGAGTCTCTTCTTAATTTTGCAAGACAGAGCTTTTTGGTCAAAGAGCAGGGAAGCTTTGACGAGATAAAAGAAATAACAGAAGAGTTAGAGCCAGGAGAAGCCCAAAAAGCTCTAAAAGATTATTTTATGAAGCTAGCCTTAGAGCACTATAGTCAAAGAGAAGAGGAACTTGGCGAAGATACCATGAGAGACCTTGAGAAGCTTGTAATTCTTCGTACAGTTGACTCCAAGTGGATGGATCACCTAGATGCTATGGATGATCTTCGTGAAGGTATAGGCCTTAGAGCATATGGCCAAAAAGATCCTCTTATGGAATACAAATATGAAGGTTATGAAGCCTTTCAAAATATGGTCGCTTCTATTCGAGAAGAAGTTGTACGACTGCTGCAAAGAGTACAGCTTAAAGAAAAACCAGAACGTAGAAAAGTTGCAAGCGTTGAAGGAACATCTTCAGCGGGAGAAGCCCAGCACGGTGTGTCTGCAAGTGGCGCAGCGGCTTCAGGTGCTTCTGGAGCCACGGGAGGATCTGGCACAGCACAAGCACAGAATCAGCAGCAGACGAAAACACAACCAATAAGAAGGGGCAAAAAAGTTGGGCGAAATGAGCCCTGCCCATGTGGCAGCAACAAAAAATACAAAAAATGCTGTGGAAAACCGGCTTAA
- a CDS encoding ROK family protein: protein MTRNEYVMGVDIGATKTAVCIADNKGEILRQAKFDSRLEAFIDNLPDKLVWFAKECNISKNDLATVGIGLPGIYNPKNKGSVTAPNINIPKMDFVNNIERNLDCSVIMDNDVNAAALAIKKYTEEKYPNFLYISLGTGIGAGIVINHDIFYGDNYFSGEIGHTKVIHNGPKCSCGARGCLEAVASGGAIKNKAIYHIKKGSKSVIMELANNETYRITAKEVIKAWYMDDGLANMIMTEACTYIATAIYNLIISTGINTVFIGGGLSRAGDKMFELYRHIIRENVSFDIDSSIQIKPSPYYEETGLRGALVLASS, encoded by the coding sequence ATGACCAGAAATGAATATGTAATGGGTGTTGATATAGGTGCAACAAAAACTGCAGTGTGTATAGCAGATAATAAAGGAGAAATTCTAAGGCAGGCAAAGTTTGATTCACGGCTAGAAGCTTTTATCGATAATCTGCCTGATAAATTAGTTTGGTTTGCCAAAGAGTGTAATATCTCTAAAAACGACCTGGCTACTGTTGGGATAGGGTTGCCTGGAATTTATAATCCTAAAAATAAAGGGTCTGTAACAGCACCAAATATTAATATCCCCAAAATGGATTTTGTCAACAATATAGAAAGAAATCTAGACTGTAGCGTTATAATGGACAATGATGTAAATGCTGCAGCTTTGGCAATTAAAAAATATACGGAGGAGAAATATCCAAATTTTTTGTATATAAGTCTTGGAACCGGCATAGGTGCGGGAATAGTTATTAACCATGATATTTTTTATGGTGACAATTATTTTTCAGGGGAGATAGGGCATACGAAGGTGATACATAATGGGCCAAAATGCTCTTGTGGTGCTAGAGGATGTCTAGAAGCCGTTGCCTCTGGGGGAGCTATCAAAAATAAGGCCATATACCATATTAAAAAGGGAAGTAAATCAGTTATTATGGAGTTAGCAAATAACGAGACCTATAGAATTACTGCTAAAGAAGTCATAAAAGCATGGTATATGGACGATGGTCTAGCAAATATGATTATGACTGAAGCGTGTACTTATATAGCCACTGCTATCTATAACCTGATTATTAGCACCGGGATAAATACAGTATTTATAGGCGGCGGGTTATCAAGAGCTGGGGATAAAATGTTTGAATTATATCGGCATATAATTAGGGAGAATGTTTCTTTTGATATCGATAGTTCTATACAAATAAAGCCATCTCCTTATTATGAAGAAACGGGACTTAGAGGAGCGCTTGTTCTTGCAAGCTCCTAA
- the nagA gene encoding N-acetylglucosamine-6-phosphate deacetylase, whose product MDYALVNAVIYTGDEVLKNKAIIISGEIIHSIVDESNIPEDLKVIDLNHCNVSPGFIDLQVNGGGGLLFNDYLSVKSLKVIFDAHMRYGTTSFLPTIISTSKDNILRGIETVREAMKTGELGVVGLHLEGPYINEEKKGIHLASHIKKAKTEELLELIKFNQDVIKIITLAPEIFEEEQLKEMVKSDIIVSAGHSNCSFKEAKRAFEMGVSKVSHLFNAMSQLHSREPGLVGASLLDNKVWSSIIPDGYHVDFNSLKIAYQMKKDKIIIVTDSMPPVGSDINEFYLEDQKINCEGYRCTDKNGRLAGSALDMSGAVKNCVNNIGISLEEALRMASTYPAKIIGKDKDLGRVKDGYLADLVIFNNSLDVRGVINNGEYISF is encoded by the coding sequence ATGGATTATGCTTTGGTTAATGCAGTGATATATACTGGTGATGAGGTCTTAAAAAATAAAGCTATTATTATATCAGGCGAGATAATACATTCTATAGTTGATGAGTCTAATATTCCAGAAGACCTAAAAGTGATTGATTTGAATCATTGTAATGTCTCGCCTGGTTTTATTGATCTACAGGTAAATGGGGGAGGAGGATTATTATTTAATGATTATCTGAGTGTTAAATCCCTTAAAGTGATTTTTGATGCTCATATGAGATATGGGACGACCAGCTTTCTTCCCACCATTATAAGTACATCTAAAGATAACATTCTAAGAGGGATAGAGACTGTAAGAGAGGCTATGAAGACAGGAGAACTTGGTGTAGTTGGACTGCACCTTGAAGGACCGTATATAAATGAAGAAAAAAAGGGTATTCATTTGGCCAGTCATATTAAAAAGGCGAAGACAGAAGAACTGTTAGAGCTTATTAAATTTAATCAAGACGTTATCAAAATAATCACTTTAGCTCCTGAAATCTTTGAAGAAGAGCAATTAAAAGAGATGGTGAAAAGTGACATAATAGTTTCTGCAGGTCACAGTAACTGTTCATTCAAAGAGGCAAAAAGAGCTTTTGAAATGGGAGTTTCTAAGGTGAGTCATTTGTTCAATGCTATGTCGCAATTACATTCTAGAGAGCCGGGTTTGGTTGGTGCTTCTTTGCTTGATAACAAAGTATGGAGCAGTATAATACCTGACGGATACCATGTAGATTTTAACTCGTTAAAAATTGCTTATCAAATGAAAAAGGACAAAATTATAATAGTCACAGACTCGATGCCTCCTGTAGGCAGTGATATTAATGAATTTTACCTTGAAGACCAAAAAATAAACTGTGAAGGTTATAGATGCACTGACAAAAATGGAAGATTGGCTGGTTCAGCTTTGGATATGTCAGGGGCTGTTAAAAACTGTGTGAACAATATAGGCATCTCACTAGAAGAAGCGCTAAGGATGGCTTCGACATATCCTGCTAAAATAATTGGCAAAGACAAAGATTTGGGAAGGGTGAAAGATGGGTATCTGGCAGATTTAGTGATTTTTAATAATTCATTAGATGTACGAGGAGTTATAAACAACGGTGAATATATAAGCTTTTAA
- a CDS encoding DUF2512 family protein, giving the protein MEATFKSVVIKFIMTLAISGIAFVLLEGNTWGWVFLLGVIATIVNYVVGDLTVLPKYGKLPSAIGDGILALIVAAIIGVLTPEFAISAVSLILYAILIAAGEYFYHQHLMVSDKVAPGE; this is encoded by the coding sequence ATGGAAGCCACATTCAAATCGGTAGTAATCAAATTTATTATGACCCTTGCCATCTCCGGAATAGCCTTCGTTCTTTTGGAGGGCAACACCTGGGGATGGGTTTTCCTTCTAGGTGTAATAGCTACCATCGTTAACTACGTTGTTGGCGACTTAACAGTCCTGCCAAAGTACGGCAAGTTACCGTCAGCAATAGGTGACGGTATTTTGGCACTCATAGTTGCAGCTATCATTGGTGTTTTGACGCCAGAGTTTGCAATAAGTGCCGTATCCCTTATTCTTTATGCCATACTTATAGCAGCAGGTGAATACTTCTATCACCAGCACTTAATGGTTTCTGACAAAGTAGCACCCGGAGAATAA
- a CDS encoding YitT family protein: MIRTDVKELKRLIIDLIGVITGSLIVSFGLNMFLIPNQLAAGGATGVAIILLYLFSIPVSLGIILVNVPLFIAGVKFLGAKFGLRTLVGTLSLSFFVEITSIAPQPTGDNFLAALYGGIIVGTGLGIVFRFRGTSGGTAIAAQLLNKFTGLTTGQGMMGVDFFIIAAAAYLFDFETALYALIGLFVISWFIDLVQQGISQAKAAFIISDKSKQISREIMRQMSRGVTALDGRGAYTGETREVILVVFNKLELSKLKYLVHNIDPDAFVIVSEANEVLGEGFRKFSYEDI; this comes from the coding sequence ATGATAAGGACAGATGTCAAAGAATTAAAAAGACTTATAATAGATTTAATAGGAGTAATAACAGGCAGTTTAATTGTCTCCTTCGGGTTAAACATGTTTTTGATCCCCAATCAGCTTGCTGCCGGAGGAGCAACCGGAGTGGCAATAATTTTGTTGTACTTGTTTTCGATACCTGTTAGTTTGGGAATAATACTGGTGAATGTACCGCTTTTTATTGCCGGAGTGAAGTTTTTAGGTGCAAAATTTGGGCTTAGGACGCTTGTGGGGACTCTGTCCCTTTCTTTTTTTGTCGAAATAACTTCTATTGCACCTCAGCCAACTGGAGACAATTTTTTGGCAGCGCTGTATGGTGGTATAATAGTTGGTACAGGGCTAGGAATAGTATTTCGCTTTAGAGGTACTTCAGGAGGGACTGCAATAGCTGCCCAGCTATTAAACAAATTTACAGGTCTTACAACCGGTCAGGGCATGATGGGAGTTGACTTTTTTATAATTGCAGCAGCAGCGTATTTATTTGATTTTGAGACAGCCCTGTATGCTCTTATAGGCCTTTTTGTGATATCATGGTTTATAGACCTTGTGCAACAGGGTATTTCACAGGCAAAAGCTGCTTTTATTATTTCCGATAAATCTAAACAAATTTCCCGGGAAATAATGCGACAAATGTCTAGAGGTGTAACTGCCCTTGACGGCAGAGGAGCCTACACCGGAGAGACAAGGGAAGTTATCCTGGTAGTCTTTAACAAATTGGAGCTATCAAAGCTTAAATACCTGGTTCATAATATCGATCCTGATGCTTTTGTGATAGTTTCCGAAGCTAATGAGGTACTCGGAGAAGGATTTAGGAAGTTCTCTTACGAAGATATCTAG